The Syntrophaceae bacterium genomic interval GCGTCCTCTTCATTGCCGACGAGGTCATGACCGGCGCCGGGAGGACGGGAGGCTCGTTTTTCGCCAGCGACCATTTCCCCGGGGAGCCTCATATCATCGCTTTCGGCAAGGGCGTGGGCGCCGGATACTATCCCCTGGCCGGGGCCCTGGTCCGCCCGGAGATCATCGATGCCATCTCCGCCGGGTCCGGCCTTTATTCCGCGAGCCAGAGCCATTCGGCCCACCCCGTCGGCATGGCCGCGGGCATGGCGGTGCTGGATTACATGGAAGCACACCGGCTTCTACAGCACGCCCGGGAAATGGGCATTCATCTGGGAAACCGCCTGGACGAGCTGAGGTCCCATGCCCTGGTGGGTGATGTCCGGGGGATGGGTCTGATGTGGGGACTGGAGCTGGTGAGAGACAAGGAGAGCAGGGAGCCTTTCCCGGCGGATCGGAATCTGTACATGGACTTCTATGAGTGCGCCCGGGGGAAGGGGATGGTTCTCCTGCCGTCCAGCGGCTGCAATCGGGGGAAAAACGGAGACATGGCGCTGATCGCGCCTCCGCTGATCATCACGCGGCCCCAGGTCGATGAACTGGTGGACGCTCTCCACGGGGCGCTCGCGGATCTTGCCGGGCGTCTTTGCGCCTGACCGACGGCGTCGCGCCCTTTTTGCGATTTCAAGATGCGAGCGTTCGAAGTTGCCCGGGGAAAGGGACTCCCCTATTCCCGGTCCAGTTCCCGCCGGACGGCGATGCCGATCTTCTCCATGATGTAGGGCTTCCGGACGAAGGTCCCCGCGCCGAGTTCCTGGGCCTCCCGGACCCGCTCCGTCTCCGAGAAGCCGCTGACGATGATCGCCTTCTGCCGGGGATGGTTCTCGCGGATTCTCCGGTATGTCTCGAGGCCGTCGATCCCCGGCTCCATGATCATGTCCAGCACGACGAGGTCCGCCTTCCGGCGGTCGATATAGGAAATCGCCTCTTCCCCGCTGGAGACTGCTTCCACCCGGTACCCGAGCTTGGTCAGCATGCTGATCGCCAGCTCCCGCTGCTCCTTCACGTCGTCCACCACCAGGATGGATTCGCCGTTGCCCGCCAGGGATTCCACCGGCCTGGCGCCTTCCGCTTTTGCAGGCTCGTCGCGGGTCACGGGGAAGTAGAGGGTGAAAGTTGTCCCCACTCCTTCCTTGCTCTTTACGTCGATGTATCCGCCGTGGTCCTTGACGGTTCCCCAGACAATGGCCAGCCCAAGGCCCGTTCCACTCCGCCCCATGACCTTTTTCGAGTAGAAGGGCTCGAAGATTTTGTCGATGTCCTTGGCGGGGATGCCTTTTCCGGTGTCGGAGACCGTCAGGACGACGTAATCCCCTTCCTGCATGTCGTCGTATCCGCTGAGGGGGCGGTCCAGGTAGCGGTTTTCCGTCCGGATCGCCACGACTCCCTGGCCGGAAATGGCCTCGGCGGCGTTCGACACCAGGTTCATGACCGTTTTCGCCAGGTGGATCGGCGAGCCCTTGATGTTCAGCAGGCCGTCCCCAAGCTGGGGCCGTACGATCACCCCCCGGTGGAAGGACAACAGCTTCTCGAATTCCGGCGTCTGGAGATACTCTCTGACCACCCCGTTCAGATCGACCACTTCGGAGACGGCAACCCCCCGCCTGGCCAGTGTCAGGAGGTCCTGGATGATGGCTGCTCCCTTGATGCTGGAGGTCAGGATGTTTTCCGCATACCTTCTGGAAGAACTGTCTTCGGGAAGCTTCTCGACCAGCAGCTCCGAGTATCCGACCAGCACCCCCAGGACATTGTTCAGATCGTGGGCCACGCCCCCGGCCAGCGTGCCCAGGGCCTCCATTTTCTCGGCCCGGGCAAGGCGCTCTTCCATGTGTCTGCGTTCCGTATTGTTGCGGAGGCACTCGATGGCGCCGACGATCTCTCCCCGGGAATTCCTGAGCACGGAGGCCATGGCGGACATGTGGAGGTCGCCGGGGGGGAGGTTCGGCGTGTAGGCCTCCCCGAAGAGGGTGTCTCCCTTCCGCCGGATCGTCGTGTATCTTGCTTCTTCCCCGGGATCCGGATGGAGCGCCAGATCGATCAGGGAGGGTCTCCGGTCCCCGTAGAAGGGGATGGAGTATTCCCGGTCCCCTTTGCCGAGCATGTCTTCCTTCCTGATTCCGGTCATGAGTTCCGCGGCCTGGTTCCAGGCGATGACCTTGCCTTCCCGGTCAACGACCACGGTCGCGTCGGGGAAGAAGTTGATGATGTCCAACAACTGCTGCCGGGACTCCTGAAGCGACTCCAGTGCCCGCTTGTGTTCCGTGATATTGCGCAGCACCCCGTCTTCCCCCAGGCAGTTCCCCTGCTCGTCGAAACGCATGCGGGCATTCGACTCCACCCATACGGACTCACCATCCTTCAGCAGCACCCTGAATTGAAGGCCTCCCGTATGCTCGCGCCGATTCGTTATGGCATCCGTGAATGCGAAGACGACCCTTTCCCGATCCTCCGGATGAATGATGCTGGAAAAGGGCATCCCCACGATCGTTTCCGCCTCGTGGCCGTAGCGGGTGACGGCGTGATCGCTGACTGCAAGCACGTTCCCGTTGCGATCCAGGGAATAGATGATGTCCGGTATGTTGTTGGACAGCGTCCGGTATTTCTCTTCGCTTTCCCGGAGGGACTGCTCCGCCCGTTTCTGTTCGGTGATATCGAAAGCTGATGCTATCGTTGTATTTTTGCTGTAGAATTTGCTCACGGCGGTCGAAAGATCCAGCCACTTCTCCCGGCCGTCCTTGGCGATGATCTTGATTTCATAGCGCGGCGGCTGTTCTTCCCCCTGCAGGCGCTTGAGTCCCCTGGTCTTTACCAATTCGCGATAATCGGGATGGACGATATCCCAGAAATTCATGCCGGCGAATTCATCTGCGCTGTATCCGGTGATCGCCACGAGCGCCGGATTCACATATTGCATTTTCGTTCCCTGAATCAGAAAGATGCCGGCGGACGTGCTTTCCGCGAGGGCGCGGAACTTCATTTCACTGTGCCGCAAGTCGTTTTCTGCTTCTCGTCGCTCGGTGATATCCGTTACCAGGTACAATACGGCCGGGCTCCCGTTCCACGGCATGGGAACCGCCGACAGATAAACCCAGATCAGCGTTCCCTCCCGGTTCACGATACGGAACTCGTAGGTATTCGGGGCCTCCTCCCCTCTGATCCGCGCGCGGTAATTTGCGATCACCTCGTCCCGGTCTTCCTGCCAGACGTAGTCGAAGAAAGGGGTTCCTTCCAGTCCCTCGACCGGCACGCCCAGGTAATCGGACACTTTGCGATTCACGAAGACAAAGATTCCGTCCTGCAGGATAAAAATACCCTCCATGGTCCTGTCCGTTATCGAGCGATATCTCTCCAGATACTGTCTTTCATTCGCGGGGGGGTCTTGAGAGATGGTTTCTGGTGTTCTTCCGGAGGGGGTGAGGCTCTCTTTTTCACGATCGGCTTCTGGAAACAGCGGCAACTGGCTTTCTCGGCTCATCTTCTCTCCCGGCACAGTAAGGAACCCGAGCAGGCGGCACTCGATGTTGATTCCCTGATTCCAAGTCCGGCATATTAGCTTATAGAGAGGGAAATGCAACCGATATTGAGGACAGATGCCGAGCGATCCGTTGTGTGGACGTGGGCATGGATGAATGGTTTGAGGCGCGATTCCCATTGACGCGGCGGGACACCGGGCCTATGCTGCCGTCCGTGAGAAATTCCGTCTGAATGCTTTTCAAGGAGGAATCGCGATGCCGTTCAAGATGCAGTCGGGGAAATTCTACCGAATGCCCGTCGTTTTCGGTCCCAGCCTGGGCCCCCGGCAGCGGGGATCGAGCCACCCGCTCTTCGGCAAGGACGGCCCCAAGGCCACGGTCATCACCGTTCGTTTTCGTACCGATCCCGCGCAGCTGGAGGCCCTGCTTCCGGAAGGCTTCGTGCTGGCGGCGGATCCCGCCGTCTCCGTGCGGGCCACGTACCTGAAGGAAATTCCCTGGCTCGCGGGACGCGGATACAATCACATGGGGCTTTCGTTTCCCGCCGTGTTCCAGGGGAAACACGACTCGGTCCGGGGCGAATTCCTGACGGTGCTCTGGGAGAACCTCTGCGATCCGATCATCACCGGCCGGGAGGAACTGGGTTACTCAAAGATCTACTGCGAGCTGCCGGAGCCCAGCGTATACGCGGGAACGACCCATTGCACCGCTTCCTGGCTGGGCTTTCGGTTCATGGACATGCGCGTCTTCAACCTGAAGGTTCCCACGCCCGAAGAGGCGGCTGCGCTTGTCGATCCCGCTGCCGAGGGCGTTCTTCATTACAAGTACATGCCCCGCACGGGCGACTGGGGAACCGCCGATGCCGCGTACGCCACCCTGACGCCGTATGAAGATCCCAACAAGACCGTAACCGGGCGATGGATCGGGGAGGGGTCGGTCACCTTTCACGAGGCGACCTGGGAGGAGCTGCCCACGCTCTATAACATCGTAAACGTCTTCCACGGGCTGGAAGTCCGGGAATGGCTGGGCGCCAGCATTGTGAAAACCGTCGGGGCCAAGGATTACAGCGACCAGCGCATTCTCGAGTAGCCTGCACGCCGCCGACGGTTGGCCGCGGGCTGTCTGCTGAAAAAATCTCTTTCCCGGGCTGCCTGCAATCCGCCGGGCGTCCGGACAAAGGGGACGGATTTCGGTCAGTCCTCTTTTTCAAATAATCAGCCGCGAGGCAGCGTTTTCCTCATCTTCGCCAATCAAAGGCGAAAGTTTGAATCTGTCTCTTTTCCCTGTTTTTTCCATTCCCTGTACATTTTCGAACATCCCGCTTCAGAAGCTTTTTCAGCAACCTGAAAGACCTTGAGGCGCACTCCATTGTCCGGGGCCGCTCCCGGTCAATTTCCCTTGACAAGCCCTCCTCTGTCTGAGAGTATGAAGTAATAGTTCATAGTGAGCATTTGCGAGAGCGTCCGGATTCGAAAATTATCTTAATGATTACTGGAGAGTAAACATGAAAACACGCATAACGGAGTTGCTTGGTATTCAATATCCGATCATCCTGTCAGGCATGAGCTGGATCAGCGTGCCCAAGATGGTGGCGGCGGTCTCGAATGCCGGAGGACTGGGCATCCTGGCGACGGGTCCGCTGGACAAGGATCAGACGAGGCAGTCGATCCGGGAGATCCGGAAGCTGACGGACAAGCCCTTCGGGGCCAACACGTCCCTGATGTTTCCCGGGGCGATGGAAACGGCCAAGGTGCTCCTGGAGGAGAAGGTCCCGGTCATCAATTTCGCCCTGGGCAAAGGGGACTGGCTGGTCCGGGAGGCCCACAAATACGGCGGCAAGGTGATCGCCACCGTCGTCAAGGAGCAGCACGCCAAGCGCGCCGAAGAATACGGGGTCGATGCGGTGATCGCCACGGGCTACGAGGCCGCGGCCCACGGGGAGGCCGTCACGTCCATGATCCTCATTCCCAGCCTGGCCGAGAAGATCAAGATCCCGATCATCGCCGCGGGCGGGTTCGCCGACGGCAAGGGCCTCGCCGCCGCGCTGGCGCTGGGGGCGGATGGGATCGCCATGGGAACGCGCTTCATGACCACGAAGGAAAGCCCGCTTCACGAGAATTTCAAGAAGCTGTCCCTGGAAAAGGGCGTCTCCGACACGCTCTATTCGAAGCGCATCGACGGCCTCTTCTGCCGGGTCATGGAGACGGAGACGGCGCACAAGGCCGTCCGTCGCGGACTCGACCTGCCGGCCGCCTTCTTCAACGCCCGCGAGATCGCTACGATGCTCCACCTGCCCTTCTTCAAGCTCTTCATCGGCGTTCTCCTGTCGGGATGGAAGAATGCCCGGCAGCTGGCCTACTTCGCGAACGCCGGCAAGGCGTTCCGGCTGGCGACGGAGAACGGCGACATGGTGAAGGGCATTCTCCCGGTCGGGCAGGTGACCGGCCTGATGCACGACATCCCGACGGTCTCCGCCCTGATGGAGCGGACGGTTCAGGAAGCCAACGCCGTGCGCGACCGGTTTGCCGTTCAGTTGTCCTGACGTCCCGGAAAAAAGGGAAGGCGGCGGCATCCTCGCGCTGCAAGCAGGGAAACCGCGCGGGTACGGGCCGGAAACGGTTCCCTGGTGGCCGTTATACCGGCGTCATCGGAAATGGTTCTTTGAAGGAGAATGATACATGCGCCTTCGCATGAACTTGTATAAGGAGGTCGATGATGAGTTATGAAACGATCCAGTTCGTGAGGGAGGGGCCCGTCGGGGTCCTGACCTTCAACCGTCCCGAGGCCATGAATGCCATGAACTACGTCATGATCAGCGAATTCCGGGAGTTCTTCCAGGAGCGGTTCCGCGACCATGACACCCGGGTCATCGTGCTGACCGGGGCCGGAAAGGCGTTCAACGCCGGCATGGACATGAATGATCTTATGAATTTCATTCCCCCGGGCGGGTTCAAGCCCAAGGCCGTCTACGAATTTCAGAAACTTTTTTCCGATTTCATTCTTTTCATGAGGCGCTGTCCCCAGCCGATCATCGCCGCCGTCAACGGCGGGGCGGCGGGGGCGGGGCTGTCCATCGCCGCGGCCTGCGACGTCCGGATCGCCGCCCCGGAGGCGAAATTCATCGCCGCCTACATCAACATCGGGACCGGTGGGGCGGACATGGGTTCCTCCTGGCTGTTTCCCCGCATCGTGGGGGCCGGGAATGCGGCACGATACCTGATGACGGGCGACAAATTCGGCGCCGACGAGGCCTATCGGATCGGATTCGTCCAGGCCATCGTCGGGAAGGACCGCCTGCTGGAGGAGGCCATGAAGATGGCGCAGACCATGGCGGGGAAATCGCCGATCGGGCTGAGATTGACCAAGGAGGCCCTGAACCGGAACACCGGCGGGCTCAGCCTCGAGGACGCGATCATGCTGGAAGACAGGAACCAGGCGATGTGCATGGTCGAGATGACCTCGCAGAACGCCGGGTAATGACGGATACGGATGGGAATGATTTATTCATCTTAGCCCGCGAAAGCGATCCGATGGGAGAGAAAGGATAAAACATGGAAGACAGAATCTGGCACAAGGCTTACGTGGCGGGCGTTTCACCGACGTTGAACATCGAGAGAATAACCATGGGCGCCGTTCTGAAAAGGACGGCGTCGCGTTTTCCGGACCATGTCGCACTCATTCTGATGGGAAAAGAAATCACCTACCGGGAACTGGACGAGAGCGTCGACCGGTTCGCCGCCGCCCTGGACGGCCTGGGCGTGAAGAAGAACGACAAGGTTGCCCTCATTCTGCCCAACATTCCGCAGATGGTCATCGCCACCTATGCCCTGTTCCGCCTGGGGGCCGTGGCGGTGATGAACAACCCCCTCTACACGCCGGCGGAGCTGGAGCACAACCTGAACAACTCCGGTGCGCGCGTGGCCGTTGCGATGGACCTGTTCGTGCCGACGGTGCTGTCCCTGAAAGGCAAGACAAAAGTCGAAAAGGTCGTCGTCTGCCATGCCCGGGACTACCTGCCGGCCGACGCCGGCGACGATCCCCTGGTCAAGGAGGTCGCCGCCCTGCATTTCGATATCCCGCCGGAGAGCGGCGTCTACGAGTTCAGCGCCCTCCTGGCCGGTCCTGTTTCATCGCCCCCGGATACGAAGGTCGACTTCGACGATCCGGCGGCCTTCATCTTCACGGGCGGAACGACGGGCGTCTCCAAGGCCGTCGTCCTCAGCCACGCCAACTCCAGCATCGCCGCCCAGCAGTTCCGGGCCTGGCTGTTCGATACGGAGGACGGGAAGGAGCGGTTGCTGGCCGTCCTGCCTTTCTTCCACGTGGCGGGCTACACCGACATGATGAACAACGCCATCCTTCGCGGCTGGACCAACATCCTGGTTCCCCGGCCCACTCCCGATGTCATCTGCGAGCTGACGCTGCGCTTCAAGCCCACCCTGTTCGGCGGTGTCCCGACGATGTTCGTGGGGCTTCTGAACCACCCGAAATTCACCTCCACGAAGATGGATTTCATCAAGGGCTGCTTTTCCGGGGCCGCTCCGGTCGCCCTGGAGACGATCCACCAGTGGGAAGCCCTCACCGGCTCCTCGATCGTCGAGCTGTACGGGCTCTCGGAGACGTCGGCGCTGGCCACGTTCAACCCCTGGCGGGGGAAGACCAAGCTCGGAAGCGTGGGAATCCCGCTGCCGGAGGTGGACTGCCGCATCGTCGATGTCGAAACGGGAACCAGTGACCTGAAGCTCGGCGAGGCCGGGGAGATCCTGCTCAAGGGGCCCCAGGTGACGAAGGAATACTACAACAATCCCGAGGCGACGGCCGAGGTCATCCGGG includes:
- a CDS encoding PAS domain S-box protein, translating into MEGIFILQDGIFVFVNRKVSDYLGVPVEGLEGTPFFDYVWQEDRDEVIANYRARIRGEEAPNTYEFRIVNREGTLIWVYLSAVPMPWNGSPAVLYLVTDITERREAENDLRHSEMKFRALAESTSAGIFLIQGTKMQYVNPALVAITGYSADEFAGMNFWDIVHPDYRELVKTRGLKRLQGEEQPPRYEIKIIAKDGREKWLDLSTAVSKFYSKNTTIASAFDITEQKRAEQSLRESEEKYRTLSNNIPDIIYSLDRNGNVLAVSDHAVTRYGHEAETIVGMPFSSIIHPEDRERVVFAFTDAITNRREHTGGLQFRVLLKDGESVWVESNARMRFDEQGNCLGEDGVLRNITEHKRALESLQESRQQLLDIINFFPDATVVVDREGKVIAWNQAAELMTGIRKEDMLGKGDREYSIPFYGDRRPSLIDLALHPDPGEEARYTTIRRKGDTLFGEAYTPNLPPGDLHMSAMASVLRNSRGEIVGAIECLRNNTERRHMEERLARAEKMEALGTLAGGVAHDLNNVLGVLVGYSELLVEKLPEDSSSRRYAENILTSSIKGAAIIQDLLTLARRGVAVSEVVDLNGVVREYLQTPEFEKLLSFHRGVIVRPQLGDGLLNIKGSPIHLAKTVMNLVSNAAEAISGQGVVAIRTENRYLDRPLSGYDDMQEGDYVVLTVSDTGKGIPAKDIDKIFEPFYSKKVMGRSGTGLGLAIVWGTVKDHGGYIDVKSKEGVGTTFTLYFPVTRDEPAKAEGARPVESLAGNGESILVVDDVKEQRELAISMLTKLGYRVEAVSSGEEAISYIDRRKADLVVLDMIMEPGIDGLETYRRIRENHPRQKAIIVSGFSETERVREAQELGAGTFVRKPYIMEKIGIAVRRELDRE
- a CDS encoding acetoacetate decarboxylase family protein: MPFKMQSGKFYRMPVVFGPSLGPRQRGSSHPLFGKDGPKATVITVRFRTDPAQLEALLPEGFVLAADPAVSVRATYLKEIPWLAGRGYNHMGLSFPAVFQGKHDSVRGEFLTVLWENLCDPIITGREELGYSKIYCELPEPSVYAGTTHCTASWLGFRFMDMRVFNLKVPTPEEAAALVDPAAEGVLHYKYMPRTGDWGTADAAYATLTPYEDPNKTVTGRWIGEGSVTFHEATWEELPTLYNIVNVFHGLEVREWLGASIVKTVGAKDYSDQRILE
- a CDS encoding nitronate monooxygenase, whose translation is MKTRITELLGIQYPIILSGMSWISVPKMVAAVSNAGGLGILATGPLDKDQTRQSIREIRKLTDKPFGANTSLMFPGAMETAKVLLEEKVPVINFALGKGDWLVREAHKYGGKVIATVVKEQHAKRAEEYGVDAVIATGYEAAAHGEAVTSMILIPSLAEKIKIPIIAAGGFADGKGLAAALALGADGIAMGTRFMTTKESPLHENFKKLSLEKGVSDTLYSKRIDGLFCRVMETETAHKAVRRGLDLPAAFFNAREIATMLHLPFFKLFIGVLLSGWKNARQLAYFANAGKAFRLATENGDMVKGILPVGQVTGLMHDIPTVSALMERTVQEANAVRDRFAVQLS
- a CDS encoding long-chain fatty acid--CoA ligase → MEDRIWHKAYVAGVSPTLNIERITMGAVLKRTASRFPDHVALILMGKEITYRELDESVDRFAAALDGLGVKKNDKVALILPNIPQMVIATYALFRLGAVAVMNNPLYTPAELEHNLNNSGARVAVAMDLFVPTVLSLKGKTKVEKVVVCHARDYLPADAGDDPLVKEVAALHFDIPPESGVYEFSALLAGPVSSPPDTKVDFDDPAAFIFTGGTTGVSKAVVLSHANSSIAAQQFRAWLFDTEDGKERLLAVLPFFHVAGYTDMMNNAILRGWTNILVPRPTPDVICELTLRFKPTLFGGVPTMFVGLLNHPKFTSTKMDFIKGCFSGAAPVALETIHQWEALTGSSIVELYGLSETSALATFNPWRGKTKLGSVGIPLPEVDCRIVDVETGTSDLKLGEAGEILLKGPQVTKEYYNNPEATAEVIRDGWLSTGDIGYLDEEGYLFIVDRKKDVIIAGGYNIYPREVDEVLYQHPKVQAACVVGIPDTYRGETVKAFVVLKQDETATEKEIVDFCKAKLAAYKVPKYVEFRQALPQTAVGKILRRVLRDEELAARKAK
- a CDS encoding enoyl-CoA hydratase/isomerase family protein — its product is MMSYETIQFVREGPVGVLTFNRPEAMNAMNYVMISEFREFFQERFRDHDTRVIVLTGAGKAFNAGMDMNDLMNFIPPGGFKPKAVYEFQKLFSDFILFMRRCPQPIIAAVNGGAAGAGLSIAAACDVRIAAPEAKFIAAYINIGTGGADMGSSWLFPRIVGAGNAARYLMTGDKFGADEAYRIGFVQAIVGKDRLLEEAMKMAQTMAGKSPIGLRLTKEALNRNTGGLSLEDAIMLEDRNQAMCMVEMTSQNAG